In Desulfonatronum sp. SC1, the genomic stretch CACTTTGCCTTTGCCGAGGGCATGCATCGTCCGGAAGACCTCTCCCCGGGCATGGTCCTGCCGGGCATCGTGACCAACGTGACCCGGTTCGGGGCCTTCGTGGACGTGGGCGTGCACCAGGACGGGCTGGTCCATGTCAGCCAGATGGCCGATCGCTTCGTCCGCGATCCCGCGGAAGTGGTCCGGACAGGCCAGCACGTCCGGGTCCGGGTTCTGGAAGTGGACCTGGAGCGCCGCCGGATTTCTCTTTCCCTGAAAGGGATGGTTCACGGGGGCTAAAAAAAGGCGGACACTTTTTAGCCGCCATAATCGCCCCAGGGGGACTGGACGGGGGTCAGGTCTTTTATAGCGTTTCCGGCAACCCCCTGTCATGGTTCCGTGAGCAACGCCAAACGGCTTGTGACAAAACCCCATGCAAACATCAAGAAAGCTCTGCTCTTCGCTGAGAGGGTTGTCTTGCGTGACGGTCCGAGCTGGCGTAATGAGCCCATCGGAGTGGTTCACGAAATGAGCCGTCAAACCATGGCAAGGAGCATCCGCCGCATGCGCATCGTGATCATTGGAGCCGGGGAGATCGGGTTTCACGTGGCCCAGCGCCTCTCGCAGGAGCACAAGGACGTGGTGGTCATCGACAAGAGCCCGGAGGCTCTCAGGCGGATCAGCGATCACCTGGACGTGCAGACCATTCTGGGTTCCGGGAGCAGCCCGGTGCTTCTGGAGCAGGCCGGGATCCAGCAGGCCAAGCTGTTGTTGGCGGTCACGGACAGCGATGAGACCAACCTCACGGCCTGCCTGTTCGCCCGGGCCCTGGCCCCGGAACTGACCAAGCTGGCCCGGATCCGCAACCAGGAGTACCTGCACTACAAGTCCACCCTGACCCGGGAAATCCTGAACATCGCCCACGTGATCAATCCGGATCAGGAAGTGGTCCTGGCCCTGGAACGGATGCTGGAGGTTCCCGGAGCCATGGAGGTCAATCCCTTTGCCGGGGGCCGGGTCAAACTGATCGGAGTCAAGGTCTGCCCGGACAGCCCGTTGATCGGCGTGCGGCTGATGGACATCCCGGACCGCTACCGGGACAACCGGTTCATCATCGCGGCCATCGTCCGCGACGAGAGACTGCTGATCCCCACCGGGCCGGACGCCTTGCGCAGGGAAGACGTGGTCTACTTCATCTGCGGCGGCGACCGGGTCGAACGCGTCCTGCCCCTGTTTTCCCCTTGCACGACAAAGATCCGCAACGCCATGATCGTCGGCGGAGGCAGCGTGGGGCTCTTGGCCGCCAAAGCCCTGGAACGCAAAGGCCTGTCCGTCAAGCTCATCGAACGCGACCCGCAACGCTGTGAAAAGCTGGCCGGGGAACTGGACAAGACCATCGTGCTCCACGGCGACGGCTCGGACGGGGATCTGCTTCAGGAGGAGGGCATCCGGGAAATCGACGCCTTCATCGCCCTGACCGGCGGCGAAGAGACCAACGTCCTGCTTTCCCTGCTGGCCAAACGGCTGGGCGCGGCCAAAACCATCACCAGGATCAACAAGTTCGCCTACATTCCCCTGGTCCGGGCCATCGGCCTGGAAAACGTGATCAGTCCCCGGATTTCCGCGGTCCACACCATTTTTCGCCATGTCCGCCGAGGCAAGGTCATTTCCTCGGTCTTCATCCGCGGCGAGGAGGCCGAGGCACTGGAAGCCGTGGCCCAGGAGAAGTCGCCCATCGTGCACAAGCCGATCAAGGATCTGCGGTTTCCCAAGGGCGCGCTGATCCTCTGCGTGATTCGCGGCGAAGAGGTGATCATTCCGGACGGGAACAGCGTGATCCGGCCCGGCGACAGAATCGTGATCCTCTCCATCCGGGCGAATATCTCCAAGGTGGAACGGGCATTGGCCGTCAAATTGGAATACATCTGAAATCGTGATCAGTGGCTTGTGTCCGGTGATTCGTCCGAAGCAAGCCACAAGCCGTCCGTCACGGGTCACTGCAAGGAAAACGCCATGCACTGGCGAGGCATCTTCTCCTACACCGGCGCGATCATCGCCGCCGTGGGTCTGCTCATGCTCCCGGCCCTGGGTTGTTCGTTGTATTACGGAGACGCGGGCGTCACGCCCCTGCTGTTCTCCATGGTCTCGGTCAGCCTCGGGGGGGTAGCCCTGTACCTGGTTTGGCGCAAGCACGCCCCGGAAACCGTGACCAGCCGGGAGGCCATGGCCGTGGTGGCCCTGTGCTGGATCAGCGCCGGGCTGGTCGGAGCCTTGCCCTTTTATCTCGGCGGAATGTTCGACACCTTCACGGACGCTTTTTTCGAGTCGGTCTCCGGCTTCACCACCACGGGCTCCTCGGTGCTTACGGACATCGAGGCCGTGGCTCCGGGGCTGCTGTTCTGGCGGAGCATGACCCAGTGGATCGGCGGCATGGGCATCATCGTGCTGTCCGTTGCCGTGCTGCCCATTCTCGGGGTGGGCGGCATGCATCTCTACCGGGCCGAATTTTCCGGGGGCAGGCAGGACCGGATCAAGCCCCGGGTCCGGGCCGCGGCCTTGTCCCTGTGGAAGGTCTACCTGCTGTTTTCCACCGTGCTGGTGGTTCTGCTGCTGCTGGGCGGGATGAATCTCTTTGACGCCCTGTGCCACATGTTCGCCACCATTGCCACGGGCGGTTACTCCACCAAGAACCTGTCCATGGGCCACTACCAGAGCGCCTATCTGCACCTGGTGGTCACGGTGTTCATGTTCCTGGGCGCGATCAATTTCGCCCTGCATTACCAAGCTCTGCGCGGACGCCCCCTGGCCTTGTGGCGCAATTCCGAGGCCCGCTTCTTCACCCTGCTGGTCCTGGGCGCCATCGCCGTGATCGGCCTGACCCTTTGGGCGAACCGGACCTACGAAACCCTCGGCGAAGCCTTCCTGTACAGCGCCTTCAACCTGGTCTCCATCATCACCACCACCGGCTACGCCACCGCGGACTTCGCCCTCTGGCCGCCCCTGGCCGCGGCTCTTCTTTTCGCGGCCATGTTCATCGGCGGATGCGCCGGGTCCACCTCCGGAGGCGTGAAGTGCATGCGCGTCCTCTTGGCGGTCAAGCATATGTACAGGGAAAGCTTCCGGGTCATCCATCCCCAGGCCGTGGTCCAGGTCAAGATGAGCGGCAAGCCCGTGGAGGAAAGCGTGATCAGCGGCATCTGGGGGTTTCTGGGCCTGTTCGCGGCTCTGTATCTGGTGCTGTCCCTGTTGCTGGCCGCCATGGGCCTGGACCTGGTCACGGCCTTCAGCGCGGCCATCGCGGCCATGGGCAACATTGGCCCGGGCTTCGGCGGCGTGGGCCCGGCGCAGAACTTCGCCCACCTGCCCGCCGCCGCCAAATGGCTGCTCGCCTGGGGCATGCTCCTGGGACGGCTGGAACTCTACGCCGTGATCATCTTCCTGCTGCCGGCCTTTTGGAAGGCATAGCGATCAAAACCGGCGGGCGGCGGAATGCATGAAGGAGGTACTCCTTCACCCACGTTCTCCGTTTTCTCAG encodes the following:
- the trkA gene encoding Trk system potassium transporter TrkA, whose protein sequence is MRIVIIGAGEIGFHVAQRLSQEHKDVVVIDKSPEALRRISDHLDVQTILGSGSSPVLLEQAGIQQAKLLLAVTDSDETNLTACLFARALAPELTKLARIRNQEYLHYKSTLTREILNIAHVINPDQEVVLALERMLEVPGAMEVNPFAGGRVKLIGVKVCPDSPLIGVRLMDIPDRYRDNRFIIAAIVRDERLLIPTGPDALRREDVVYFICGGDRVERVLPLFSPCTTKIRNAMIVGGGSVGLLAAKALERKGLSVKLIERDPQRCEKLAGELDKTIVLHGDGSDGDLLQEEGIREIDAFIALTGGEETNVLLSLLAKRLGAAKTITRINKFAYIPLVRAIGLENVISPRISAVHTIFRHVRRGKVISSVFIRGEEAEALEAVAQEKSPIVHKPIKDLRFPKGALILCVIRGEEVIIPDGNSVIRPGDRIVILSIRANISKVERALAVKLEYI
- a CDS encoding TrkH family potassium uptake protein, translating into MHWRGIFSYTGAIIAAVGLLMLPALGCSLYYGDAGVTPLLFSMVSVSLGGVALYLVWRKHAPETVTSREAMAVVALCWISAGLVGALPFYLGGMFDTFTDAFFESVSGFTTTGSSVLTDIEAVAPGLLFWRSMTQWIGGMGIIVLSVAVLPILGVGGMHLYRAEFSGGRQDRIKPRVRAAALSLWKVYLLFSTVLVVLLLLGGMNLFDALCHMFATIATGGYSTKNLSMGHYQSAYLHLVVTVFMFLGAINFALHYQALRGRPLALWRNSEARFFTLLVLGAIAVIGLTLWANRTYETLGEAFLYSAFNLVSIITTTGYATADFALWPPLAAALLFAAMFIGGCAGSTSGGVKCMRVLLAVKHMYRESFRVIHPQAVVQVKMSGKPVEESVISGIWGFLGLFAALYLVLSLLLAAMGLDLVTAFSAAIAAMGNIGPGFGGVGPAQNFAHLPAAAKWLLAWGMLLGRLELYAVIIFLLPAFWKA